The following are encoded together in the Capsulimonas corticalis genome:
- a CDS encoding PAS domain S-box protein, whose amino-acid sequence MTVPSSEDEEDGLDAAKRALAESERRYQTLFETMAQGVVYQDKNGRIISANPAAERMLGMTLEVMQGRTATDPRWRAVREDGSPFPDDERPSVRALRTGKPALGVITGFYHPELNETRWLRNDSTPELDPVDGSPVRVYSILEDITDRLKAEKAAAEASRTVVTILENVTDAFFALDKEFRYTYVNRRGEEITHKTREELLGRRVWDVYPDLIGSVFYHQYYRAMAGDGPVTFEEFYAGSQTWYRAHAYATPDGLAVYLRNITAERRAAEERAATEQRQREFMRDVLASVTNGKLHLCFSDADLPGPCPDCTGVTLTPTEGLRALRLTADEAAGAQGFSDDRRHDLVTAVSEAGMNAIVHAGGGVACVRTLPDHIVQVWIVDEGAGISVENLPRATLEKGYTTAGTLGHGMKMMLRSTDRVYLLTSPTGTTVVLEQGPNSQSPLLQNEW is encoded by the coding sequence ATGACCGTTCCAAGCTCCGAGGATGAAGAGGATGGACTGGACGCCGCCAAGCGCGCGCTTGCCGAAAGCGAGCGGCGGTACCAGACGCTGTTTGAGACGATGGCGCAGGGCGTCGTCTACCAGGACAAAAATGGGCGCATTATTTCCGCCAACCCGGCGGCCGAACGGATGCTGGGAATGACGCTGGAGGTCATGCAGGGCCGCACGGCGACCGATCCCCGATGGCGCGCCGTCCGCGAAGACGGTTCACCATTTCCCGACGACGAGCGTCCCTCCGTCCGGGCGCTGCGAACGGGCAAGCCGGCGCTGGGCGTCATCACCGGCTTCTATCACCCCGAACTTAACGAGACGCGCTGGCTGCGCAACGACTCCACTCCCGAACTCGATCCCGTCGATGGCTCCCCGGTGCGCGTGTACTCCATTTTGGAGGACATTACCGACCGCCTCAAGGCCGAGAAGGCGGCGGCGGAGGCGTCACGCACCGTCGTCACCATTTTGGAAAACGTCACCGACGCCTTCTTCGCGCTGGACAAGGAATTCCGATACACCTACGTCAATCGGCGAGGCGAGGAGATCACGCACAAAACGCGCGAGGAGCTGCTGGGGCGCCGGGTGTGGGATGTCTACCCCGACCTGATTGGATCGGTCTTTTACCACCAGTACTATCGGGCCATGGCAGGCGACGGCCCGGTCACGTTTGAGGAGTTCTACGCCGGATCCCAAACCTGGTACCGCGCGCACGCCTACGCCACCCCAGACGGACTGGCCGTCTACCTGCGCAATATCACCGCCGAGCGCCGGGCGGCGGAAGAGCGCGCCGCCACCGAGCAGCGGCAGCGCGAATTCATGCGCGATGTCCTCGCCAGCGTCACCAACGGCAAGCTGCACCTGTGTTTCAGTGACGCCGATCTGCCCGGCCCATGTCCCGATTGCACCGGCGTGACGCTCACACCCACCGAAGGATTACGCGCGCTGCGCCTCACCGCCGACGAAGCCGCCGGCGCGCAGGGCTTCAGCGACGATCGCCGGCACGACCTGGTCACCGCCGTCAGCGAAGCCGGCATGAACGCCATCGTCCACGCCGGCGGCGGCGTCGCCTGCGTCCGCACCCTCCCCGATCACATCGTGCAGGTCTGGATCGTCGACGAAGGCGCGGGCATCTCCGTCGAGAACCTGCCCCGGGCCACCCTCGAAAAAGGCTACACCACCGCTGGCACCCTCGGCCACGGCATGAAGATGATGCTCCGCTCCACCGACCGCGTTTACCTGCTCACCAGCCCCACCGGCACAACCGTCGTGCTCGAACAAGGCCCCAACTCCCAATCGCCGCTCCTGCAAAACGAATGGTGA